The Micromonospora sp. Llam0 genome contains a region encoding:
- a CDS encoding deoxyribonuclease IV: MRIGAHVDPSDPLAAAADRRADAVQFFLSDPQGWQAPQPRPDADRLANSDVDRYVHAPYVINVATSNNRIRIPSRKLLLSHATGARQVGAKGLIVHGGHVSRGDDAAVGFDNWRKTFAYARDQGGFPVPVLIENTAGGENACARRFDALARLWDTIGEFGPGFCLDTCHAHAAGEDLLGIVDRVKAITGRIDLIHANGSKDAFDSSRDRHENLQAGMIDPELIVAVIRSADAPVIVETPGGTDGQAADIAFLRDRLGQQDRAR; this comes from the coding sequence ATGCGTATCGGAGCCCACGTCGACCCCAGCGACCCGCTCGCCGCAGCCGCCGACCGCCGGGCAGACGCGGTCCAGTTCTTTCTGTCCGACCCGCAGGGCTGGCAGGCCCCGCAGCCGCGCCCCGACGCGGATCGGCTGGCCAACTCGGACGTCGACCGGTATGTGCACGCTCCGTACGTGATCAACGTCGCCACCTCGAACAATCGGATCCGGATCCCGAGTCGCAAGCTCCTACTGAGCCACGCCACCGGCGCCCGTCAGGTGGGGGCGAAGGGTCTGATCGTGCACGGCGGCCACGTCAGCCGGGGCGACGACGCGGCGGTGGGTTTCGACAACTGGCGCAAGACCTTCGCCTATGCGCGGGACCAGGGCGGTTTTCCGGTGCCGGTGCTGATCGAGAACACCGCAGGCGGCGAGAACGCCTGCGCTCGACGGTTCGACGCGCTGGCCCGACTATGGGACACGATCGGCGAGTTCGGGCCGGGTTTCTGCCTCGACACCTGCCACGCCCACGCTGCAGGTGAGGACCTGCTTGGCATCGTCGACCGAGTCAAGGCGATCACCGGCCGGATCGACCTGATCCACGCCAACGGGTCCAAGGACGCCTTCGACAGCAGCCGGGACCGCCACGAGAACCTCCAGGCCGGCATGATCGACCCGGAACTGATCGTCGCCGTGATCCGATCCGCCGACGCGCCGGTCATCGTCGAGACTCCGGGTGGCACCGACGGCCAGGCGGCGGACATCGCCTTCCTGCGAGATCGGCTGGGGCAGCAGGATCGGGCCCGATGA
- a CDS encoding DUF5318 domain-containing protein: MRSQRQVVDYSLQRRAVLREVFSGRVSSHEVCDASPYLKSAARFHGEPTDESCPICHRENLTHVHYIYGDELKQSAGQARNRAELSLLAMTLREFQVYVVEVCRVCNWNHLVEQYLLGRDGLGVAGGDGEADGAVAVSGGGRPSMTKRRREAQR; encoded by the coding sequence ATGCGTTCGCAGCGTCAGGTCGTCGACTACTCGCTTCAGCGGCGAGCCGTGCTGCGCGAGGTGTTCTCCGGCCGGGTGAGCAGCCACGAGGTCTGTGATGCCTCGCCTTACCTGAAGAGTGCTGCCCGGTTCCACGGCGAGCCGACCGACGAGAGCTGCCCGATCTGTCACCGCGAGAACCTGACCCACGTGCACTACATCTATGGCGATGAGCTGAAGCAGTCCGCCGGACAGGCCCGAAACCGGGCCGAGTTGTCGTTGCTGGCGATGACGCTGCGTGAGTTCCAGGTGTACGTCGTCGAGGTGTGTCGCGTCTGCAACTGGAACCACCTGGTGGAGCAGTATCTTCTCGGCCGGGACGGCCTGGGCGTCGCCGGCGGTGACGGCGAGGCTGACGGCGCGGTCGCCGTCTCCGGCGGCGGCCGTCCATCGATGACCAAACGAAGGCGAGAGGCCCAACGGTGA
- a CDS encoding transglycosylase domain-containing protein, protein MNSYGDPNSAHGRAYSPGSGGGYGSEPDDYHWAGADDAGPARGHSARGDSEAGWHGGETSRGPVNPGTGRASVGGRAPVSGASAGRASVGSASVGSASVGSGPAGRAPVGGRAPVSGGAPVGGAAGRAGVGRATVGRASVRPVSPAGGFGGGPGGPGGPGGPGGPGGPGGPDGPSGPGRRGRGGRGGDPAAAKRAKQRRRINLLIASFAVLIMLTGGAVVGGTYYSTTVTLPEELPLPLASTMYASDGTTRIAKLGEFNRVFVTVDQIPEHVQRAVASAEDRKFYEHSGVDYVGIARAAWNNFTGGTRQGASTITQQYARNAMDLQEVSYARKVREAVLASKLTDRYDKSEIMGFYLNTIYFGRGAYGIEAAAQQYFGKSVADLSVAEGAVIAAVIKQPEPDASTGHQGYDPAVNEAEAKVRWEYVIGGMVEMGWLPEAERPTEYPEIREVDPNSCIIDCGINTPEGNVINYVRDEMVQMGICTPDTCSQELRQGGYRVVTTIDPKMQDAAEKAIWRKAKGSAMEGQPENLMAAMVAIDPETGRVLAYFGGDNGTGHDYAGRNYENGQWTGGHSPGSTFKIYTLAAALDNDISVDSHWTAKPFKVEGTEIEVQNAGRNASCGEWCSLEFSTVQSYNVPFYHVTEQIGADKVVGMAKAAGVGTMWNTADNKPYDLTTADPKEVAPSPFFNVVGYGQYPVTVLDHANGVATLANRGVYNKAHFVISVEKKNLVSGEWVTAGGEQLKPEQRIRQEVVADLTDVLTQIPDNIGKDLNGGRPVAGKTGTWELNESSGENGDAWMVGYTPQIAAAVWVGNVGDRKAIRDKNNNKIGGSGLPAIVWQRFMNEAHKGMDVEQFPAAREIGSVDAGNGKSPAPPPPDPQRPGQGGICDGPLGDLFCPGGGNNNGNNNGNNGGNNGDQDDGAGDPTGTPGNDPDPNDGEDQGGGIGFDFGGGAGGTTVPPTLPPPTR, encoded by the coding sequence ATGAACTCGTACGGCGACCCCAACTCCGCCCACGGGCGTGCCTACAGTCCAGGCAGCGGTGGCGGATACGGATCCGAGCCGGATGACTACCACTGGGCCGGTGCGGACGACGCCGGGCCGGCCCGCGGCCACTCCGCGCGGGGCGACTCCGAAGCGGGTTGGCACGGCGGAGAGACTTCCCGCGGACCGGTCAACCCCGGCACCGGTCGGGCCTCGGTCGGTGGCCGTGCTCCGGTCAGCGGTGCCTCCGCTGGACGGGCCTCGGTGGGTAGCGCGTCGGTAGGTAGCGCTTCGGTCGGCAGCGGCCCAGCCGGTCGGGCCCCGGTCGGTGGCCGTGCCCCGGTCAGCGGCGGCGCCCCGGTCGGTGGTGCCGCTGGCCGCGCCGGCGTCGGCCGGGCGACCGTCGGGCGGGCCAGCGTACGACCGGTCTCGCCGGCCGGTGGGTTCGGTGGCGGTCCGGGTGGTCCCGGCGGTCCGGGTGGTCCCGGCGGTCCGGGTGGTCCCGGCGGACCCGACGGCCCGTCCGGGCCGGGACGCCGTGGCAGGGGCGGGCGCGGCGGCGACCCCGCCGCAGCGAAACGGGCCAAGCAGCGTCGCCGGATCAACCTGCTGATCGCGTCGTTCGCGGTCCTGATCATGCTCACCGGCGGTGCGGTCGTCGGCGGCACCTACTACTCGACGACGGTCACCCTGCCCGAGGAGCTGCCGCTGCCGCTGGCCAGCACGATGTACGCCAGCGACGGCACCACCCGGATCGCCAAGCTGGGCGAGTTCAACCGGGTGTTCGTCACCGTCGACCAGATCCCCGAGCACGTGCAGCGAGCGGTGGCCTCCGCCGAGGACCGCAAGTTCTACGAGCACTCCGGCGTCGACTACGTCGGCATCGCCCGGGCGGCCTGGAACAACTTCACCGGCGGCACCCGGCAAGGTGCCTCGACGATCACCCAGCAGTACGCCCGTAACGCGATGGACCTGCAGGAGGTCTCCTACGCCCGGAAGGTCCGCGAGGCGGTGCTGGCCTCGAAGCTCACCGACCGGTACGACAAGTCCGAGATCATGGGCTTCTACCTGAACACCATCTACTTCGGTCGCGGCGCCTACGGCATCGAGGCCGCCGCACAGCAGTACTTCGGCAAGTCGGTCGCCGACCTGTCGGTCGCCGAGGGCGCGGTGATCGCGGCGGTGATCAAGCAGCCGGAGCCGGACGCGTCCACCGGGCACCAGGGCTACGACCCGGCGGTCAACGAGGCCGAGGCCAAGGTGCGCTGGGAGTACGTGATCGGTGGCATGGTCGAGATGGGTTGGCTGCCCGAGGCCGAGCGCCCGACCGAGTACCCGGAGATCCGGGAGGTCGACCCGAACAGCTGCATCATCGACTGTGGGATCAACACCCCCGAGGGCAACGTCATCAACTACGTCCGCGACGAGATGGTGCAGATGGGCATCTGCACGCCGGACACCTGCTCGCAGGAGCTGCGGCAGGGCGGTTACCGGGTGGTCACGACGATTGACCCGAAGATGCAGGACGCCGCGGAGAAGGCGATCTGGCGTAAGGCCAAGGGGTCGGCCATGGAGGGCCAGCCGGAGAACCTGATGGCGGCGATGGTCGCGATCGATCCGGAGACCGGCCGGGTGCTCGCCTACTTCGGCGGCGACAACGGCACCGGGCACGACTACGCCGGCCGCAACTACGAGAACGGCCAGTGGACCGGCGGCCACTCGCCCGGCTCGACATTCAAGATCTACACGTTGGCCGCCGCCCTGGACAACGACATCTCGGTCGACTCGCACTGGACGGCCAAGCCGTTCAAGGTCGAGGGCACCGAGATCGAGGTGCAGAACGCCGGCCGGAACGCCAGCTGTGGCGAGTGGTGCTCGCTGGAGTTCTCCACCGTCCAGTCCTACAACGTGCCCTTCTACCACGTCACCGAGCAGATCGGCGCCGACAAGGTGGTCGGCATGGCCAAGGCGGCCGGCGTCGGCACCATGTGGAACACCGCCGACAACAAGCCGTACGACCTGACCACGGCCGACCCGAAGGAGGTCGCTCCGTCGCCGTTCTTCAACGTGGTCGGGTACGGGCAGTACCCGGTGACAGTGCTCGACCACGCCAACGGGGTGGCGACGCTGGCCAACCGCGGGGTCTACAACAAGGCCCACTTCGTGATCTCCGTGGAGAAGAAGAACCTGGTCAGCGGTGAATGGGTGACGGCCGGTGGCGAGCAGCTCAAGCCGGAGCAGCGGATCCGGCAGGAGGTGGTGGCGGACCTGACCGACGTGCTGACCCAGATCCCGGACAACATCGGCAAGGACCTCAACGGCGGGCGCCCGGTCGCCGGCAAGACCGGCACCTGGGAGCTCAACGAGTCCAGCGGCGAGAACGGCGACGCCTGGATGGTCGGGTACACCCCGCAGATCGCCGCCGCTGTCTGGGTCGGCAACGTCGGAGACCGCAAGGCGATCCGCGACAAGAACAACAACAAGATCGGTGGTAGCGGACTACCCGCCATCGTCTGGCAGCGCTTCATGAACGAGGCGCACAAGGGGATGGACGTCGAACAGTTCCCGGCTGCCCGGGAGATCGGCAGCGTCGACGCCGGCAACGGCAAGTCCCCGGCCCCGCCGCCGCCGGACCCGCAACGGCCAGGACAGGGCGGGATCTGTGACGGTCCGCTGGGCGACCTGTTCTGCCCGGGCGGCGGGAACAACAACGGCAACAACAACGGCAACAACGGTGGCAACAACGGCGACCAGGACGACGGTGCCGGTGACCCCACCGGCACTCCCGGCAACGATCCCGACCCCAACGACGGTGAAGACCAGGGTGGCGGTATCGGGTTCGACTTCGGCGGTGGTGCCGGCGGCACCACCGTGCCGCCGACGCTGCCGCCACCGACACGCTGA
- the rpsF gene encoding 30S ribosomal protein S6 has protein sequence MRHYEIMVILDSSLEERTVAPSLDTYLNVIRTAGGSVEKLDVWGRRRLSFEINKKAEGIYAVIDLQATPDAVAELDRQLRLNESVLRTKVIRPETR, from the coding sequence TTGCGTCATTACGAGATCATGGTCATCCTCGACTCCAGCCTTGAGGAGCGCACGGTCGCGCCCTCGCTCGACACGTACCTCAACGTGATCCGCACTGCCGGAGGCTCGGTCGAAAAGCTCGACGTCTGGGGCCGCCGTCGCCTCTCCTTCGAGATCAACAAGAAGGCGGAAGGCATCTACGCGGTCATCGATCTGCAGGCCACCCCGGATGCTGTCGCCGAGCTGGACCGCCAGCTGCGACTCAACGAGTCGGTGCTGCGTACCAAGGTCATTCGGCCGGAGACGCGCTGA
- a CDS encoding glycosyltransferase family 87 protein: MSVQPPNGIDGVERAEQPGPATAAEGETVERPPVDHPSRADRFVRGLSEAIGGPLGRHAAGQDRAAGRPGRFWTAARIVLALICLSLAAHWVQKSPCMDGAWQDNVQYTRFCYTDVLALYYAEGLNEGKVPYVDHPVEYPVVTGYFMGVLGLPVHALGADRPELNQAMWFYNANALVLCALGVAAVAAILALRRRRPWDAAMFALAPALVLTATVNWDMLPIGFAMFGLFAWVRQRPLLAGVLLGIGGAAKMWPLFLLGPILVLGLRSARIRATATAIVAAVGTLVAVNLPVYLFAHDGWRRFFELNSERPIDWGTLWYIGRYLDGKWAGGTPGDQGPFQWLSDHIPTLNTLSYVLFGLACLGIGALGVLAPRRPRLAALAFLVVAAFLIFSKVWSQQFTLWLLPLIVLARPRWGAFLAWQAAEVGYFLAFYGQLLGTATGSQVIPEGVFVLAATLRLGTVVALCVFVIRDILHPERDVVRRNYSDDPDGGVFDGAPDAGWVSEVRRWFNDEREPRPAAGGSQSVDDGVADVDPVDAEPVNR; this comes from the coding sequence ATGAGCGTGCAGCCGCCGAACGGTATCGATGGAGTTGAGCGGGCCGAGCAACCTGGACCGGCCACCGCAGCCGAGGGCGAGACGGTCGAGCGGCCGCCCGTCGACCACCCGTCGCGCGCTGACCGGTTCGTCCGCGGCCTCTCCGAGGCGATCGGTGGCCCGCTGGGCCGGCACGCCGCCGGGCAGGACCGTGCCGCCGGTCGGCCCGGCCGGTTCTGGACCGCCGCCCGGATCGTGCTCGCCCTGATCTGCCTCAGTCTCGCCGCGCACTGGGTGCAGAAGTCGCCCTGCATGGACGGTGCCTGGCAGGACAACGTCCAGTACACCCGGTTCTGCTACACCGACGTGCTCGCCCTCTACTACGCCGAAGGGCTCAACGAAGGCAAGGTCCCCTACGTCGACCACCCCGTCGAGTACCCGGTGGTGACCGGCTACTTCATGGGCGTACTCGGGCTGCCGGTGCACGCGCTCGGCGCGGACCGGCCCGAGCTCAACCAGGCGATGTGGTTCTACAACGCCAACGCCCTGGTGCTCTGCGCGCTGGGGGTGGCCGCCGTGGCGGCGATCCTCGCCCTGCGCCGCCGCCGGCCGTGGGACGCCGCGATGTTCGCCCTCGCCCCCGCGCTGGTGCTGACCGCCACCGTCAACTGGGACATGCTGCCGATCGGGTTCGCGATGTTCGGCCTGTTCGCCTGGGTGCGGCAACGCCCACTGCTCGCCGGCGTACTGCTCGGCATCGGCGGCGCCGCCAAGATGTGGCCGCTGTTCCTGCTCGGACCGATCCTCGTCCTCGGCCTGCGGTCGGCCCGGATCCGGGCCACCGCCACCGCGATCGTCGCGGCGGTCGGCACCCTGGTCGCGGTCAACCTGCCGGTCTACCTCTTCGCCCACGACGGGTGGCGGCGGTTCTTCGAACTCAACTCCGAACGGCCGATCGACTGGGGAACGCTCTGGTACATCGGGCGTTACCTGGACGGCAAGTGGGCCGGTGGTACGCCCGGCGACCAGGGCCCGTTCCAGTGGCTCAGCGACCACATCCCGACGTTGAACACCCTGTCGTACGTCCTGTTCGGTCTTGCCTGCCTCGGCATCGGCGCGTTGGGAGTGCTCGCGCCGCGCCGGCCCCGGCTGGCCGCGTTGGCCTTCCTGGTGGTCGCGGCGTTCCTCATCTTCAGCAAGGTCTGGTCACAGCAGTTCACCTTGTGGCTGTTGCCGCTGATCGTGCTGGCCCGGCCGCGCTGGGGTGCCTTCCTCGCCTGGCAGGCCGCCGAGGTCGGCTACTTCCTCGCCTTCTACGGGCAGTTGCTCGGCACCGCGACCGGCAGCCAGGTCATTCCGGAAGGGGTCTTCGTGCTGGCCGCCACGCTGCGGCTCGGCACGGTGGTGGCGCTGTGCGTGTTCGTGATCCGCGACATCCTCCACCCGGAGCGGGACGTGGTGCGCCGCAACTACTCCGACGACCCGGACGGCGGCGTCTTCGACGGCGCGCCGGACGCCGGCTGGGTGTCCGAGGTCCGCCGCTGGTTCAACGACGAACGCGAACCCCGGCCGGCAGCCGGAGGATCACAGTCGGTAGACGACGGTGTCGCCGATGTCGACCCGGTCGATGCCGAGCCCGTCAACCGGTAG
- a CDS encoding single-stranded DNA-binding protein, giving the protein MREEMVMAGDTTITVIGNLTDDPELRFTPSGAAVAKFRVASTPRFMDRASGEWKDGEPLFLSCTVWRQAAEHVAESLQRGARVIVSGRLRQRSYETREGEKRTVIELEVDEIGPSLRYATAKVQKMSRSGSGGGGFGGSGGGGNQGGGFDDPWATAAPAAPAASSARSGGGNFDEEPPF; this is encoded by the coding sequence GTGCGCGAGGAGATGGTCATGGCAGGAGATACCACCATCACGGTCATCGGCAACCTGACCGATGACCCTGAGTTGCGCTTTACCCCGTCGGGAGCAGCGGTTGCCAAGTTCCGGGTGGCCTCGACCCCCCGGTTCATGGACCGAGCCTCCGGCGAGTGGAAGGACGGCGAGCCGCTCTTCCTGTCCTGCACGGTGTGGCGCCAGGCGGCGGAGCACGTCGCCGAGTCGCTCCAGCGGGGTGCCCGGGTGATCGTCTCGGGTCGGCTACGGCAGCGGTCGTACGAGACCCGTGAGGGCGAGAAGCGGACTGTCATCGAGTTGGAGGTCGACGAGATCGGCCCGTCGCTGCGGTACGCCACGGCGAAGGTGCAGAAGATGTCCCGATCCGGCTCCGGCGGCGGCGGCTTCGGCGGCTCCGGTGGCGGTGGCAACCAGGGCGGCGGCTTCGACGACCCATGGGCCACGGCCGCGCCGGCCGCGCCGGCCGCCTCGTCCGCCCGTTCGGGCGGCGGGAACTTCGACGAGGAACCTCCATTCTGA